In the Bombiscardovia apis genome, GAGCGGTAAGTAGTAACTTCTACCTTCACCTCAGTGCCATCTGGACGGCGGCGCAATGCTCCGAGCGTACCGAATTTGCGGCCCATATCCCAAAAACCTTGCCCCCACTTGTGAAGGATTGGTTCAAACTCTTCCGGGCGCGCAGAAGTACAGAAATCCAAGTCGTGAGAAGGGCGGCGTAAGAGAAGGTCACGTACTGGCCCCCCAACTAGAGCCAACTCGTAGCCTTGGTCTGCGAACAAATGCCCCAGCTCTATCGCCTCAGGCCAAACCTCAAAGTCCACAATCACCCTTTCCGCGTATACTTGAAACCACGCCAACAACCGCAGCGTGAGTAGTGTATGTGTCTACCAGCTTACCGTCACCCCACCTGCACATTACTTTACGTAAAGTGGAAGTATGACTACGCCTACCGATCTTGCGCGCATGATGTCGCGCCACGCCAAGGGTCGGGGCAACCATGCCAACTCGCAGGAAGAAACCGACCGCCTCTTGCACACTGTAGGCGAAGATGTGGATTCCGCGCTTGAATATATGTCTGAGGGGCCCGGCCAAAGCCGAAAGCCGGAAAGCACCTCAGCAGAAGAGGGCATAGACCTGGAAGCAAGCGCAGACGAGGTTGAAGCGGAAGGCCCCCAAACCGGCCAACTCATTAGCGTCAGCATCCGCGAGCCTTCCGCCGAAAACAACACAGACGCAGACGCAGACGCAGACATGCCCACTCCAGCTGTAATGCCTCAACACAAGCAGGAAACCGGCCCTACGTCGTTTGCCTCACTTGAAACGCAAGACCTACCGGTCGTGCGCGAATACTCTGCTGGCGGCCTCATATTTGATGATTCTCACCGGGTTGCCATCATTGCCCGCCACTCGCGCTCAGGGCATTTGGAATGGTGCCTGCCCAAGGGTCATATCGAAAAAGGCGAAACGCCGGAGCAAACAGCAGTACGCGAAGTACACGAAGAGACAGGAATCCTAGGCGAGGTAGTCGACTCCATCGCCACGATTGACTATTGGTTTACCGGCACGAATCAGCGCGTCCACAAGCTCGTGCACCACTTCGTTTTGCAGCAAACTGGCGGTGACCTGACAGTTGAAGGTGACCCTGACCATGAGGCCGAGAATGCCATTTGGGTCAAATTTGAGGATCTGGCAGATGTACTCTCCTACCCTAACGAACGCAAAATCGCATGGCTTTACGCCAAGAAAACGAAGAATACGGATGACTGATAGCCACAGCCAAGCAGTTACGAGCTACCAGCAGATAGGCAGCGCCCCGCAAAGAGTAGGGCTGCGGGCGTATTTTGGCATACACACCAGCACGTGCACCAGTGCAATTCTAGGTTTTCTTCTATGTCTGTGCAGCGTGTTTGTGGGATTACCGCAGACGCATGCAAACCCAGCCTCAGGCGATGGTGTCTACCCTGCTGCCGATGCGCACAAGAGCGCTAGCGGTCGCAATCGTGACCAGTCAGGCATCAAACTCACCCTACGCTCCTCCACCGCGGTAGTCTCAAAAACTTCCGGATACACCGTCAAAGTAGCAATTACCAACACTTCGGACCAGGCCAGCGGTGCGGGCACCTTAAGCGTCGACACCAACGCCCTCTACACGTTTAGCTCACGCATCGATATGCAGGATTGGGCCGATGGCGGCTCCCATATCCCCACGCCCAACCATTTAGTCAGCCAACACGTAGATTCTATACAACCAGGCCAAAGCCTAGAAGTCACGGCGAGCGCGGCCGCCGACCAAGAGCAACTCGCAGCCATGAATACTTGGGGCCCCAAGCCGCTGCTCTTAACATACTCCAACGATAAAGCTACAGATTCTGGCAAACCCTTACTGGGCGAAGCTACCACCTTCCTCACCCGCTCGTCCGATGGATTGACTACCGCTCAAACTCCGCCCATGTCGATAAGCATGCTGCTTCCATTGGCCTCGACTGGCTGGAGCCTTGATCAAGACAAGGTAAAGCAGTTGATGACTGGTCAGCAAAACAACAAGCAAAGCAGCAAGTCAGAAAAAGAGAGCACCGAGAATCACAGCCAGCAAACTCCTTCAGCTTCAGCTAGTAATTCGCAAAGCGCTTCGCGCTGCCAGCCCACGCAATGTACGGTCGATTCACAGCAAGACAACAGCCAGAGCAAGAACTCACGGGCAGAAATTGCCACTCAGACCCAAAAAGTCGTGAACTTGAGCCAGTCGGCCATCAAACAGCAGGAGCATCAAATCCAGCTTTTGGAGCACCATAACAAGCTCAATACCTTGGCTGACCCCTTATACGTCGGGTACTTTAACAGTCACGTGCGCGTTGACGCGGGTATGCAGCCGGGAGCGTTCGACATGAGCACGTATTCCAATCAGGATGCAGCTCATTACAATTCAGCAGGCGTTGAAGACGAGGATTGGAACGCGCAAACCGCCAGTCACGAATTGCAAGATAGCCTCGGCGACAATACAGATACGAAGCCGGTCTATGCTTTACAAGGCCACACAAGTTGGTCGCTTGACTCGCTGACTCAAGCCAGAAAACAGGGCTACACCACAGCAGTAGCTCCCTTAGGGCTCGACGCTGACTCCGGCACATCCGCCCACACCAGCAAGTACACCGTGCCCACAGATGCTGGAGAAATCACAGTATTATCGGCTCAGCAGGAATTGAGTACACTCGCCCAGGGCGAGCCTACCTCTGCCAAGGCCGCTTCCGAGCAGTCCACAGCTGGCCAAGTGGCGCGTTTCATGGCCCAGAGCGCTTTTTACCAGATGGAGCAACCCTACGCTGAACGAGCCCTTCTCGTGTGCTTTGGCAACAATCAAGACACTGGTGCAGCCAGCATGCTCATGGACGCAGTGGAGGCAGCTTCTTGGCTGCAATTAGACAATCTAGACACCCTGGCCAAGGCTCAACCCTACGCCAAAGGCGACCAAGCACGCGAGCTTATTGCTCAAGAGAGCAAGAACGGCAGCGACAAGTCGAAAGCTGGCAGCTTGGACGGCACGCTAGATTCACTGACCGCCAGTCGCAAAGATATAGAACGATTCGGAACGGCCATGCTCGCCAAGCCCAAACAGACCAATTCTTCCCCATCTGCTTCCTCTGGTAAGTCCGATGCACAAGCTTTGGCCCGGCAAGATGCCACCGACACTGCGCGGCGCTCTGATGACCCCCGGGAATGGTTGCAGTCAGTCACGCAAGTCCACGATACACTCGCTTTGCATGCTCTTTCTTGTGCCGACAAGGCCGGTGGCTTGGCAGACGCGGCCCGCACCCTCGCCGACCAACTGCTCAACGGAGTGCAAATTAAGCCGAGCGAATCGGTCACCATCGTGAGCGAAACAGCTAAAATGCCCGTCACTCTAAGCAATAGCCACCCTTATCCTGTAGCCGTGCGGGTG is a window encoding:
- a CDS encoding NUDIX hydrolase, with protein sequence MTTPTDLARMMSRHAKGRGNHANSQEETDRLLHTVGEDVDSALEYMSEGPGQSRKPESTSAEEGIDLEASADEVEAEGPQTGQLISVSIREPSAENNTDADADADMPTPAVMPQHKQETGPTSFASLETQDLPVVREYSAGGLIFDDSHRVAIIARHSRSGHLEWCLPKGHIEKGETPEQTAVREVHEETGILGEVVDSIATIDYWFTGTNQRVHKLVHHFVLQQTGGDLTVEGDPDHEAENAIWVKFEDLADVLSYPNERKIAWLYAKKTKNTDD
- a CDS encoding DUF6049 family protein, which gives rise to MTDSHSQAVTSYQQIGSAPQRVGLRAYFGIHTSTCTSAILGFLLCLCSVFVGLPQTHANPASGDGVYPAADAHKSASGRNRDQSGIKLTLRSSTAVVSKTSGYTVKVAITNTSDQASGAGTLSVDTNALYTFSSRIDMQDWADGGSHIPTPNHLVSQHVDSIQPGQSLEVTASAAADQEQLAAMNTWGPKPLLLTYSNDKATDSGKPLLGEATTFLTRSSDGLTTAQTPPMSISMLLPLASTGWSLDQDKVKQLMTGQQNNKQSSKSEKESTENHSQQTPSASASNSQSASRCQPTQCTVDSQQDNSQSKNSRAEIATQTQKVVNLSQSAIKQQEHQIQLLEHHNKLNTLADPLYVGYFNSHVRVDAGMQPGAFDMSTYSNQDAAHYNSAGVEDEDWNAQTASHELQDSLGDNTDTKPVYALQGHTSWSLDSLTQARKQGYTTAVAPLGLDADSGTSAHTSKYTVPTDAGEITVLSAQQELSTLAQGEPTSAKAASEQSTAGQVARFMAQSAFYQMEQPYAERALLVCFGNNQDTGAASMLMDAVEAASWLQLDNLDTLAKAQPYAKGDQARELIAQESKNGSDKSKAGSLDGTLDSLTASRKDIERFGTAMLAKPKQTNSSPSASSGKSDAQALARQDATDTARRSDDPREWLQSVTQVHDTLALHALSCADKAGGLADAARTLADQLLNGVQIKPSESVTIVSETAKMPVTLSNSHPYPVAVRVSSKTDSMEIVTTRTAYAVIPANSETQVTFTIRVATAGQADAEIALVDQDGVPFGQTRSTHITSNLRLSDMSGLLIVVLALLFGALGLWRQFTRKKDPDE